In Drosophila willistoni isolate 14030-0811.24 chromosome XR unlocalized genomic scaffold, UCI_dwil_1.1 Seg144, whole genome shotgun sequence, one DNA window encodes the following:
- the LOC6639115 gene encoding eukaryotic translation initiation factor 4E1 — MVYTGYEHCALMPTPDQLEYYADEGDEEESHALQPPFHRVVSLIDYEVTVKHPLEHTWTQWHWENDRSKSWTDMLIEVTSFNTVEDFFSVYYIIKPPSDLKIFNDYMVFKEGVRPMWEDDANKNGGRWIMLLEKASKYFVNKMWHDLLLCILGECFNYSEQICGAVINVRNKANKLSLWTKDADNQQAILSIGLQMKQLLQLGDMEIQYQAHKDAMVQHGPNVNALYKL, encoded by the exons atggTGTACACGGGTTACGAGCACTGTGCGTTGATGCCCACTCCAGACCAATTGGAGTACTACGCTGATGAGGGAGATGAAGAAGAGAGCCACGCATTGCAGCCACCGTTCCATCGGGTTGTCAGCCTCATTGACTATGAGGTGACCGTCAAGCATCCATTGGAACATACCTGGACACAATGGCATTGGGAGAACGATCGTAGCAAATCCTGGACTGATATGCTCATCGAGGTGACCAGTTTTAATACTGTCGAGGATTTTTTCAG TGTCTATTACATCATAAAGCCACCATctgatttgaaaatttttaacgATTATATGGTTTTCAAAGAGGGAGTACG TCCCATGTGGGAGGATGATGCGAATAAGAATGGCGGTCGCTGGATAATGCTCTTGGAAAAAGCCTCCAAGTACTTTGTCAATAAGATGTGGCATGATTTG CTTTTGTGCATTCTTGGCGAGTGTTTTAACTACTCTGAACAAATTTGTGGAGCTGTCATTAATGTGCGTAATAAGGCGAATAAGTTAT CTCTATGGACAAAGGATGCGGATAATCAACAAGCCATTCTATCGATTGGACTTCAAATGAAGCAATTACTTCAATTAGGCGATATGGAGATACAGTATCAAGCCCATAAGGATGCGATGGTACAGCATGGGCCCAATGTGAACGCACTATATAAATTGTAA
- the LOC6639466 gene encoding polyadenylate-binding protein, cytoplasmic and nuclear, producing the protein METGQSYKTTQSHGTILVETCKTLDEYRINSLRSGEGELFLKGIHSLCTPEKIMEVATHFGEIFQMRYKIDYYGRGRGFAYLQYIDITSSALALNSLSNRFLQNGLNVTVRVSKNIRELSLHGINTLAPQEVYQQLQKLFEFEKLTIYGYSPDCYQYNIRFENNAAACLAHLSLRTHIGLFGSQAKVIWLHLNQPFRSINISAHCCLKWNRQIINKDVDLYLLCPNKCRCSQMLNLIRLT; encoded by the exons ATGGAAACAGGTCAATCATATAAAACAACACAATCACACGGAACTATCCTTGTAGAAACTTGTAAGACACTCGATGAATATCGCATTAATTCCCTGAGGTCTGGAGAGGGTGAG TTGTTTCTCAAAGGCATCCATTCGCTATGCACACCTGAAAAGATAATGGAAGTGGCAACGCATTTTGgtgaaatttttcaaatgcGTTACAAGATTGATTACTATGGCAGAGGTCGTGGCTTTGCTTATTTGCAATATATTGATATAACCAGCTCTGCCTTGGCTCTAAACAG CTTGTCCAATCGCTTTCTCCAAAATGGTCTAAATGTAACAGTGAGAGTATCGAAAAATATCAGGGAATTGTCATTGCATGGCATCAACACTCTTGCCCCGCAGGAAGTCTATCAGCAATtgcaaaaactttttgaatttGAGAAATTGACAATTTATGGCTACAGTCCAGATTGCTATCAATATAACATACGATTCGAGAACAATGCTGCAGCATGTCTGGCCCATCTATCATTGCGAACGCACATCGGTTTATTTGGCAGCCAAGCCAAGGTCATTTGGTTGCATCTGAATCAGCCATTTCGTTCCATAAACATTAGTGCACATTGTTGCCTTAAATGGAATAGGCAGATTATTAACAAAGATGTCGACTTGTATTTGCTCTGTCCCAACAAGTGCCGCTGTTCCCAGATGCTTAATCTAATAAGGCTTACCTAG
- the LOC6639468 gene encoding cuticle protein 12.5, whose amino-acid sequence MSIDFDYKTKTVKRTVIKQSSQFQLVTTSQQKKTTNKTINMKFFAVCFFAVVAVAAAKPGILAAAPLAYTAPAVVGSAAYVAPYASSFNAHQVAHSAAFPAAYTAPIAAPLAAAAYTAPVAAYSAYSAPLAAAYTSPLAYSAPLTAAYTAPIARYAAAAPIAAAAAPIAAAAYTAPIAAAPLAAAAPVLLKK is encoded by the exons ATGTCCATCGATTTCGACTATAAAACGAAGACAGTGAAACGAACCGTTATCAAACAAAGCTCACAGTTTCAACTAGTCACAActagccaacaaaaaaaaacaaccaacaaaactATCAACATGAAATTC TTCGCCGTCTGCTTCTTCGCTGTTGTGGCTGTCGCCGCTGCCAAGCCTGGAATATTGGCTGCTGCTCCTCTGGCCTACACTGCTCCAGCTGTCGTAGGTAGTGCCGCCTATGTGGCTCCCTATGCCTCCAGCTTCAACGCTCACCAGGTAGCCCACAGTGCTGCCTTCCCAGCTGCATACACCGCCCCGATTGCCGCTCCTCTGGCCGCCGCTGCTTACACTGCTCCAGTTGCTGCCTACTCTGCATACTCCGCTCCTCTGGCCGCAGCTTACACTTCTCCCCTGGCTTACTCTGCTCCATTGACCGCTGCCTACACTGCTCCCATTGCCCGTTATGCTGCCGCTGCTCCCAtcgctgctgccgctgctccCATCGCTGCTGCCGCTTACACCGCACCCATTGCAGCTGCTCCATTGGCCGCTGCTGCTCCCGTCCTCCTGAAGAAGTAA
- the LOC6639469 gene encoding pupal cuticle protein C1B codes for MKFFAVCFFAVVAVAAAKPGILAAAPLAYTAPAVVGSAAYVAPYASSFNAHQVAHSAAFPAAYTAPIAAPLAAAAYTAPVAAYSAPLAAAAYSAPLTAAYTSPLAYSAPLTAAYTAPFAAAAYGAPIAPLAAPAPVILKK; via the exons ATGAAATTC TTCGCCGTCTGCTTCTTCGCTGTTGTGGCTGTCGCCGCTGCCAAGCCTGGAATATTGGCTGCTGCTCCTCTGGCCTACACTGCTCCAGCTGTCGTAGGTAGTGCCGCCTATGTGGCTCCCTATGCCTCCAGCTTCAACGCTCATCAGGTAGCCCACAGTGCTGCCTTCCCAGCTGCCTACACCGCCCCGATTGCCGCTCCTCTGGCCGCCGCTGCCTACACTGCTCCAGTTGCTGCCTACTCTGCTcctttggctgctgctgcctaCTCCGCTCCTCTGACCGCTGCTTACACTTCTCCCTTGGCTTATTCTGCTCCTTTGACCGCTGCCTACACAGCACCCTTCGCTGCTGCCGCTTACGGCGCTCCCATTGCTCCATTGGCCGCCCCTGCACCTGTGATCCTGAAGAAGTAA
- the LOC6639114 gene encoding pupal cuticle protein C1B codes for MFKFFAVCFFAVVAVAAAKPGLLAAAPLAYTAPAVVGSAAYVAPYASSYTAHHVAHSAAFPAAYTAPFAAAAYTAPLAAAAYTAPYAAAYTAPIARFGAPAYTAAYTSPLAYSSPYVARPFVAAAPAAPLLLKK; via the exons ATGTTCAAATTC TTCGCCGTCTGCTTCTTCGCTGTTGTGGCTGTGGCCGCTGCCAAGCCTGGATTATTGGCTGCTGCTCCTTTGGCCTACACTGCTCCAGCTGTCGTTGGCAGTGCCGCCTACGTAGCCCCATATGCCTCCAGTTATACCGCTCATCATGTGGCCCATAGTGCTGCCTTCCCAGCTGCTTACACTGCACCATTTGCCGCCGCCGCTTACACCGCTCCTCTGGCAGCTGCTGCTTACACTGCTCCCTACGCCGCCGCCTACACTGCTCCAATTGCCCGTTTCGGTGCTCCAGCTTATACAGCTGCCTACACCTCGCCCTTGGCCTACAGTTCCCCTTATGTGGCCCGTCCGTTTGTGGCTGCTGCCCCTGCTGCTCCTCTTCTGTTGAAGAAATAA
- the LOC26529348 gene encoding uncharacterized protein LOC26529348 produces the protein MLLKLLVLTLLAVLSNGKPQLLVTTPVAGSGWYAATAPSTYYPGYFSSPAYAAYTYTPVYGAYATYPYYTYLRR, from the exons ATGTTACTCAAATTGCTAGTG CTCACTTTGCTTGCGGTTCTAAGCAATGGCAAGCCGCAGCTATTAGTTACAACACCAGTGGCAGGAAGTGGATGGTATGCAGCGACAGCTCCGTCAACCTATTATCCCGGATATTTCAGTTCGCCGGCCTATGCGGCGTATACGTATACACCTGTTTATGGTGCCTATGCCACATATCCGTATTACACATACTTGAGACGTTGA
- the LOC124460716 gene encoding pupal cuticle protein C1B-like, giving the protein MKFFAVCFFAVVAVAAAKPGILAAAPLAYTAPAVVGSAAYVAPYASSFNAHQVAHSAAFPAAYTALIAAPLAAAAYTAPVAAYSAYSAPLAAAYTSPLAYSAPFTAAYTAPIAPYAAAAPIAAAAYTAPIAAAAPVLLKK; this is encoded by the exons ATGAAATTC TTCGCCGTCTGCTTCTTCGCTGTTGTGGCTGTCGCCGCTGCCAAGCCTGGAATATTGGCTGCTGCTCCTCTGGCCTACACTGCTCCAGCTGTGGTTGGCAGTGCCGCCTATGTGGCTCCCTATGCCTCCAGCTTCAACGCTCACCAGGTAGCCCACAGTGCTGCCTTCCCAGCTGCATACACCGCCCTGATTGCCGCTCCTCTGGCCGCCGCTGCTTACACTGCTCCAGTTGCTGCCTACTCTGCATACTCCGCTCCTCTGGCCGCAGCTTACACTTCTCCCTTGGCTTACTCTGCTCCTTTCACTGCTGCCTACACTGCTCCCATTGCCCCTTATGCCGCCGCTGCTCCCATCGCTGCTGCCGCTTACACCGCACCTATTGCAGCTGCCGCTCCCGTCCTCCTGAAGaagtaa
- the LOC6639111 gene encoding cuticle protein, whose protein sequence is MSVDFDYKTRQVNRTIIKHSSPLQAVTTVQQPTNKTINMKFFAVCFFAVVAVAAAKPGILAAAPLAYTAPAVVGSAAYVAPYASSFNAHQVAHSAAFPAAYTAPIAAPLAAAAYTAPVAAYSAYSAPLAAAYTSPLAYSAPLTAAYTAPVARYAAAPIAAAAYTAPIAAAPVLLKK, encoded by the exons ATGTCCGTCGATTTCGACTATAAAACGAGGCAGGTGAATCGAACCATTATCAAACACAGCTCGCCCCTTCAAGCAGTAACAACTGTccaacaaccaaccaacaaaacTATCAACATGAAATTC TTCGCCGTCTGCTTCTTCGCTGTTGTGGCTGTCGCCGCTGCCAAGCCTGGAATATTGGCTGCTGCTCCTCTGGCCTACACTGCTCCAGCTGTCGTAGGTAGTGCCGCCTATGTGGCTCCCTATGCCTCCAGCTTCAACGCTCATCAGGTGGCTCACAGTGCAGCCTTCCCAGCTGCCTACACCGCCCCGATTGCCGCTCCTCTGGCCGCCGCTGCCTACACTGCTCCAGTTGCTGCCTACTCTGCATACTCCGCTCCTCTGGCCGCTGCTTACACTTCTCCCTTGGCCTACTCTGCTCCTTTGACCGCTGCCTACACTGCTCCAGTAGCCCGTTATGCCGCTGCTCCCATCGCTGCTGCCGCTTACACCGCACCCATTGCAGCTGCTCCCGTCCTCCTGAAGAAGTAA
- the LOC6639113 gene encoding vitelline membrane protein Vm26Ab-like produces MKFFAVCFFAVVAVAAAKPGILAAAPLAYTAPAVVGSAAYVAPYASSFNAHQVAHSAAFPAAYTAPIAAPLAAAAYTAPVAAYSAYSAPLAAAYTSPLAYSAPFTAAYTAPIARYAAAPIAAAAYTAPIAAAPVLLKK; encoded by the exons ATGAAATTC TTCGCCGTCTGCTTCTTCGCTGTTGTGGCTGTCGCCGCTGCCAAGCCTGGAATATTGGCTGCTGCTCCTCTGGCCTACACTGCTCCAGCTGTCGTAGGTAGTGCCGCCTATGTGGCTCCCTATGCCTCCAGCTTCAACGCTCATCAGGTGGCCCACAGTGCAGCCTTCCCAGCTGCCTACACCGCCCCGATTGCCGCTCCTCTGGCCGCCGCTGCCTACACTGCTCCAGTTGCTGCCTACTCTGCATACTCCGCTCCTCTGGCCGCTGCTTACACTTCTCCCTTGGCTTACTCTGCTCCTTTCACCGCTGCCTACACTGCTCCAATTGCCCGTTATGCCGCTGCTCCCATCGCTGCTGCCGCTTACACCGCACCCATTGCAGCTGCTCCCGTCCTCCTGAAGAAGTAA
- the LOC6639467 gene encoding uncharacterized protein LOC6639467 translates to MRHQIGKNNKFYVLNVKFKMEKEPGEKLLDQHYQSQLRRYKRTHRRNACPSDQIVIAKWLRVFSTVPKEQKLARNSLMILMYGHLKEFGYLRDPFVDIANLDKDLNVILDSYAYLTVTNENLRRHTKNNVEPSLESVIRYALRHPVNNELQPQDARPRSKDYSRGRKWSKTRTLQPIEELAEISEMEPTSNRDIEKHSKDNTYNSHRCYKSDPDLKEQRLKQLAAQEEKLKSVRDRIENYELAMENELQQQQCQSSGNYESDEKIPTTSEITNYEENPQSGGDVANEATVGISTTTSGHTESSNSLESRPQAVRSLKVCFDKMAEMITRSQTSLQDQHPKHPKPPEMSDAAESKPEAEIETQNQRKTQIQTQTTTTRAKERVTSIPLQIVMHQEWNSHQTEGLNRLRKRNRELRKSCLKYYNLDGSLKQQQRSSHCDEMKGKQRTQGFLIGAHRAMKRLQRWHGLPQRLGFFATCFGLTGLGLGQWRWRAIDRGLERATHKWYCHTLQHSQEHAWRSYRRIMLNQSLPKAAEALSLLNQVLNGRKELILERMSHLQQLKQLCAQECAGRVNGVQLQQMLTHLEDKYLQLAKDLHSLACQQQQQH, encoded by the exons ATG AGACATCAAAtcggaaaaaataataaattctaTGTActaaatgtaaaatttaaaatggaGAAGGAGCCAGGTGAAAAGCTTTTGGACCAACATTATCAATCGCAGCTGAGGAGATATAAAAGGACTCACAGACGTAATGCCTGCCCCTCGGATCAGATTGTCATCGCCAAATGGTTACGGGTATTTAGTACAGTGCCCAAGGAGCAGAAATTGGCCAGGAATAGTCTGATGATTCTCATGTATGGCCATTTAAAGGAATTTGGATATTTACGTGATCCATTTGTCGATATCGCAAATTTGGATAAGGATTTGAATGTCATTCTAGACAGTTATGCCTATTTAACTGTGACTAATGAAAACCTCCGTCGTCATACAAAAAACAATGTGGAGCCATCGCTAGAGAGTGTGATAAGGTATGCCCTAAGGCATCCAGTTAATAACGAACTACAACCTCAAGATGCCAGGCCAAGGAGCAAGGATTATTCACGTGGCAGAAAATGGAGCAAGACGCGTACGCTACAACCTATTGAAGAATTAGCCGAAATCTCAGAGATGGAGCCAACCAGCAACCGAGATATAGAAAAACATAGCAAAGACAATACCTACAATTCGCATCGATGCTATAAATCAGACCCAGATCTAAAAGAGCAGCGACTCAAGCAATTGGCGGCCCAAGAAGAGAAACTGAAATCTGTTAGAGATAGAATTGAAAATTACGAGCTAGCAATGGAAAAtgaactgcagcagcagcagtgccAATCGAGTGGAAACTATGAAAGTGACGAGAAAATTCCAACAACAAGTGAAATTACAAATTACGAAGAAAATCCACAGTCGGGCGGTGATGTTGCAAATGAAGCAACTGTCGGGATATCTACTACCACTAGTGGGCACACAGAAAGTTCCAATTCATTGGAGTCCAGACCTCAGGCAGTGCGTAGCCTAAAAGTTTGTTTCGATAAAATGGCCGAGATGATAACAAGAAGCCAAACAAGTTTGCAGGATCAGCATCCTAAGCACCCTAAACCCCCCGAAATGAGCGATGCAGCAGAGAGCAAGCCTGAGGCAGAAATAGAAACTCAGAACCAGAGGAAGACCCAGATTCAGACACAGACTACAACCACTAGGGCAAAGGAAAGAGTAACTTCAATACCTCTGCAAATTGTAATGCATCAGGAATGGAACTCCCATCAAACTGAGGGACTTAATCGTCTAAGGAAACGCAATAGGGAGTTGCGTAAAAGTTGCCTTAAATACTACAATTTGGATGGCAGTttaaagcagcagcagcgaagCAGCCATTGCGATGAGATGAAGGGAAAACAGCGTACACAGGGATTCCTAATTGGTGCCCATCGGGCTATGAAACGTTTGCAGCGCTGGCATGGATTACCTCAACGATTGGGCTTCTTTGCCACCTGTTTCGGGCTCACCGGCTTGGGTTTGGGTCAATGGCGTTGGCGTGCCATCGATAGGGGATTGGAGAGAGCGACCCACAAGTGGTATTGCCACACACTGCAGCATAGTCAAGAGCATGCCTGGCGCTCCTATCGCCGCATTATGCTCAATCAGAGTCTGCCCAAAGCGGCGGAGGCATTGAGTTTGTTAAATCAAGTTCTTAACGGTCGTAAGGAACTAATCCTTGAACGTATGTCCCATCTGCAACAGCTGAAGCAACTGTGTGCCCAGGAATGTGCTGGCCGTGTGAATGGTGTCCAATTGCAGCAGATGCTAACCCATTTGGAGGATAAGTATCTTCAATTGGCCAAGGATTTGCATTCGTTGGCAtgtcaacagcagcagcagcattag